The following is a genomic window from Paenibacillus sp. FSL R5-0766.
TCGATGCGAACATTTTTGGAGAACCTGGAAGAGGGACCAGGCGGATTCTATTTCCTCAACTGGGGCGGAGCAGTAAGTCGCAAATCACCTAGATCAACCGCCTTCTTCTGGCGTAAAGAGAAGTTCTATGTGGAATGGACCAGTACGTGGCTCAAACCATCCCATGCCGCCAAAAATATCGCACTCGCTCGTAATACTCGCAAGAAATTGCAACCATACATTGTGGGTTCCTATATCAACGTTCCAGACCAAGGGATCAAAAATTCCGGTCCAGTGTACTATGGAGCCAACTATGCCAGACTGCGGAGAGTCAAAGCCAAGTATGACCCGAAAAATGTGTTCAACAATCCACAAAGTATCACTCCGGCTCGGATAGTGTAAGGTAGAGCCATTCATTTTTTAATAGCAGCTAGTGCTAATTAGAAGTTAAATTCATCTGTGTATTATTAATAATAAAGACACGTCTTTTATGGCGTGTCTTATTGATATTTATGGTAGTATAGATGCCAAAACGATATATGAAACGATACAGTTGCTGTTCGACACTTGAATGGAGGTTTGGCTCATGTATGCACCGATCTTATCTACGAAATTAACCATTCCAGTTCAGCGCTCCCATGTAGTCGATCGTCCCCGCCTGTATGTCCGTTTGGACGAGGGGATGCATGCTAAACTCATATTGGTCTCTGCTCCTGCAGGATCAGGCAAAACACTACTAGTCAATCAATGGGTTAAGTTTTCTTCAATAGGTACAGCTTGGCTTTCGCTGGAAGAAGCAGATAACGATCCTTCACGTTTTTTGACATATCTATGTGCTTCGTTACAGACGATTGTCCCCAAGCTTGCTGAAGGAATCATGGGATTTGTTCAATCTTCCGAGCCGCCACCGATCGAGACCATTATTACATACCTTCTTAATGAAGTTTCTCAAATAACAAATCATTTTGTACTTGTTCTGGATGATTATCATCTCATGACTTCAGAAGTGATCCATCAAGCGCTTGCCTACTTACTGAGGCACATGCCCCCGCATATGCATATCGTCATGACTACGCGTCAGCAACCCAAGTTACCTTTGGCTCGACTGCGGGCAAAGGGGGAATTGATTGAAATACGTGGTAGTGATCTGCGGTTTACTTCTGCCGAATGCAGTGAGTTTTTGGATCGGGTCATGGGATTGAAACTTTCAGAGGAACATGTCGCTCTCCTTGAAAAACGAACAGAAGGCTGGGTGGCCGGGTTGCAGTTAGCGGCCTTATCCATGCAGGGTTCTTCTGATCCAAATCACTTTATGGAAACGTTCAGTGGCAGAGACCCATTTGTTCTGGACTATCTAATGGAAGAAATATTACAAGGGCTAACCGAACAGGTACAGAACTTTTTGTTGAAAACGTGCATGTTGGATCGATTATGCGGTTCATTGTGTGATGCGATCTTTAATATAGATGAACCAAAGGAACATGAATCCGTTGATTTTACCGGACAGGACATGTTGGAGTGGCTGGAGCAAGCCAATCTTTTCATCGTTCCCTTGGACAATGAGAGGCGATGGTATCGTTACCATCATCTATTTGCAGATTTATTGCGTAAAAGAGTACACCAGAATTCAAATTATGCCGGCACAGCTGACACCAATCTGTCTGTTACTGAGATACATAAGCGAGCGAGCATCTGGTATGAGAAGCATCAAATGGAGCTGGAGGCTTTCAATCATGCTGTAGCTGCGGCAGATACTCATCGGGCATCGGATCTGTTGGAAGGTAAAGGTATGCCACTTCTTTTTCGCGGGGGTGCTGCTCCTGCCTTGCAATGGTTGAGTTCTCTATCCTCAGCAGAAATGGATTCAATACCTTCCTTATGGGTGATGCATGCGGCTGCGTTATTAGTATCAGGACATATGATAGACGTCGTGCCCAAATTGCAGTCTGCTGAACAAGCGTTACAAAATATGGAACCTGAAAAGATCAATTCTGATCTCATCGGACATATCGCTTCCATCCGAGCCACGCTGGCTGTCAGCCGGCACGATGCGGATACGATTATTACGGAGTCACTCCGAGCACTCAAATAT
Proteins encoded in this region:
- a CDS encoding LuxR C-terminal-related transcriptional regulator, translating into MYAPILSTKLTIPVQRSHVVDRPRLYVRLDEGMHAKLILVSAPAGSGKTLLVNQWVKFSSIGTAWLSLEEADNDPSRFLTYLCASLQTIVPKLAEGIMGFVQSSEPPPIETIITYLLNEVSQITNHFVLVLDDYHLMTSEVIHQALAYLLRHMPPHMHIVMTTRQQPKLPLARLRAKGELIEIRGSDLRFTSAECSEFLDRVMGLKLSEEHVALLEKRTEGWVAGLQLAALSMQGSSDPNHFMETFSGRDPFVLDYLMEEILQGLTEQVQNFLLKTCMLDRLCGSLCDAIFNIDEPKEHESVDFTGQDMLEWLEQANLFIVPLDNERRWYRYHHLFADLLRKRVHQNSNYAGTADTNLSVTEIHKRASIWYEKHQMELEAFNHAVAAADTHRASDLLEGKGMPLLFRGGAAPALQWLSSLSSAEMDSIPSLWVMHAAALLVSGHMIDVVPKLQSAEQALQNMEPEKINSDLIGHIASIRATLAVSRHDADTIITESLRALKYLHPHNLPIRAATAWTLGYAYQLQGKRVEAELSYEESLSNSTRIGHHIITMMATLGVGNMQESNNQLHLADEAYQQVVHMAGKPPLPIACEAHLGLARVHYEWNNLDEAMLHAQQSVQLAHQFVQTDRVVASELWLARVTLAKADLHQAAIMLDRINETAQRLNFTKAIPDITAAYVLVLLRQGDLKKAMRLSWDSNHALSQARVLLKQGNTLEALGMMESCLRLAITKGFKDEQLKAIILLAVIHEEHGNRTQAIELLTEAMMMAEPAGFIRVFVDEGVVVYSLLKSMRARGDSHLYLLQLLAAFDESEDNRIEMISEETDVFPYVSELRIDPLSVRELEVLHLIAQGRSNREISEILHIALPTVKGHNRIIFDKMQVKRRTEAVAKAREWKLL